Proteins from a genomic interval of Tautonia rosea:
- a CDS encoding VWA domain-containing protein — MDFAQPQWLWCFALLPMVGVTVIVADRRRRLAWKALTQSGRSPGDGGGVWLLAMSTFIVALAQPRWGREPTALLPPGRDVILAIDVSWSMAAEDVSPNRLGNAVFVAEGLTRVIGRESGDRVGVVAFSDRGVIRCPLTTNLGAVVEVLQSLRPGGVEPSGTNLGAALETVLDAFDDEPRDGGRIAIIISDGEDHARQWEQGAEQARNRGVVVHTIALGDRDQGHPIPIGPLRGEDRPLLRFRGELVESQRVDRELRGLALATGGAFLPIGLASADLSELYEQHIIPVQQRAREAFLRPERSERFRLFLLLGLAIGLMGAWPWPQPIPRRKPWWTSWMLVMGMTAVSVGMVQESSDEFRSVAEAITAGRSAFDQGDYDAALNAFELAERLAPEAAIPSYNVAATLYQLGRFEEAQARYRFAQNRADEGLKLKIDYAMGNCSLTLGDLSAAIGHYDDCLGSTVAGERYDLIRSFARENRLFALRQSESVEPPSQGGTPPGPAQTPGDPDRDDSSEIPEDRPSDEDAGMADSANADLPETDPGSQGPTGTTASPGFGTASGRSSPRSGSPADRLTRALDSIRDARERRFPDLPRVPSALRDAPNW, encoded by the coding sequence TTGGACTTTGCTCAGCCTCAATGGCTTTGGTGCTTTGCGCTGTTGCCGATGGTTGGTGTGACGGTCATCGTTGCCGATCGCCGCCGTCGATTGGCCTGGAAGGCACTTACGCAGTCGGGGCGGTCGCCAGGCGATGGGGGGGGCGTGTGGCTCTTGGCGATGTCGACCTTCATTGTCGCACTGGCCCAGCCTCGCTGGGGGCGAGAACCGACTGCGCTTCTACCACCCGGGAGAGATGTGATCCTGGCAATCGATGTCAGTTGGAGCATGGCGGCCGAGGACGTGAGCCCCAATCGGCTCGGAAATGCTGTGTTCGTCGCGGAGGGGCTGACCCGAGTCATCGGACGCGAGTCTGGCGATCGAGTGGGGGTCGTCGCGTTCTCCGACAGAGGGGTGATTCGATGCCCCTTGACGACCAATCTGGGAGCGGTTGTCGAGGTCTTGCAATCCCTTCGACCCGGCGGTGTCGAACCCTCGGGAACAAACCTCGGTGCAGCACTCGAAACCGTACTCGACGCTTTCGATGATGAGCCCCGAGACGGGGGCCGTATTGCGATCATCATTTCGGATGGTGAAGATCATGCGAGGCAATGGGAACAAGGAGCAGAGCAAGCCCGGAACCGTGGTGTGGTGGTTCATACGATCGCCCTTGGTGACCGCGATCAAGGCCATCCGATTCCCATCGGTCCGCTTCGAGGTGAGGATCGGCCTCTGCTGCGGTTCCGCGGCGAGTTGGTCGAATCGCAACGGGTCGATCGTGAACTCCGAGGCCTCGCCCTGGCCACCGGAGGCGCCTTCTTGCCGATCGGACTTGCCTCAGCAGACCTTTCTGAACTCTACGAACAGCACATAATTCCGGTGCAACAACGGGCGAGAGAGGCCTTCTTAAGGCCGGAACGGTCCGAGCGTTTCCGCCTGTTTCTCCTCCTCGGGCTGGCCATTGGTCTGATGGGTGCCTGGCCCTGGCCGCAGCCCATCCCTCGGCGCAAACCCTGGTGGACGTCCTGGATGCTTGTGATGGGTATGACCGCGGTTTCGGTGGGGATGGTCCAGGAGAGTTCCGATGAATTCCGATCGGTGGCTGAGGCCATCACTGCTGGACGATCAGCGTTTGATCAGGGTGATTATGACGCCGCGCTCAACGCCTTTGAACTGGCGGAGCGACTTGCCCCCGAAGCTGCGATCCCTTCATACAATGTTGCTGCAACGCTGTATCAGCTCGGTCGATTCGAGGAAGCCCAAGCACGTTATCGCTTTGCCCAGAATCGCGCCGACGAAGGACTCAAACTCAAAATTGATTATGCCATGGGGAATTGCTCCCTCACTCTGGGTGATCTGTCTGCGGCCATCGGTCATTATGATGATTGCCTCGGTTCAACCGTTGCCGGTGAGCGTTACGATCTGATTCGCTCCTTTGCGAGAGAGAATCGGTTGTTTGCGCTTCGACAGTCGGAATCTGTCGAGCCCCCCTCCCAGGGAGGCACCCCGCCTGGACCTGCTCAGACCCCGGGTGATCCTGACCGGGACGACTCCTCCGAGATCCCCGAGGATCGACCATCAGACGAGGATGCCGGAATGGCCGATTCAGCGAACGCCGATCTGCCGGAGACGGATCCAGGCAGTCAGGGGCCTACTGGGACAACCGCTTCCCCCGGATTCGGTACCGCCTCAGGACGTTCCTCCCCCCGGTCGGGCTCTCCCGCCGACAGGCTTACCCGCGCGCTCGATTCCATTCGAGATGCCCGAGAACGGCGTTTTCCTGACCTGCCGCGTGTCCCGTCAGCTCTACGAGACGCCCCCAACTGGTAA